In Malania oleifera isolate guangnan ecotype guangnan chromosome 8, ASM2987363v1, whole genome shotgun sequence, a single window of DNA contains:
- the LOC131162379 gene encoding uncharacterized protein LOC131162379 — translation MQGKSLASPLLTFDSATRYCLCSHDHATAVKNTATLNVNSFGRALPIVIRGTWTSTCPSKKWQLHSTAQTEGITLSNENRKTWDECRQALSAFKFGFEEEDKILGKAFGQIHSPYWGEERRKEIPEFETVDVILDYLRSLGLSDDDLCKLLKKFPEVLGCSLEDELRNNVFVLEKEWGIKGKSLRNLLLRNPKVLGYNFDCKGDCMAKCTRCWVRF, via the exons ATGCAGGGAAAATCTTTGGCTTCTCCTTTGTTGACTTTTGATTCGGCAACACGCTACTGCTTGTGTTCA CATGATCATGCAACAGCTGTGAAAAATACTGCGACTCTGAATGTGAACTCTTTTGGTCGTGCTCTACCGATTGTGATTAGGGGAACCTGGACTTCAACCTGTCCATCCAAGAAATGGCAGCTGCATTCAACTGCACAAACGGAAGGCATAACTTTGAGTAATGAAAATAGGAAAACATGGGATGAATGCAGACAAGCTCTCTCAGCATTTAAATTTGGTTTTGAGGAAGAAGATAAAATTCTAGGGAAAGCATTTGGCCAGATCCATTCACCTTACTGGGGTGAAGAACGAAGAAAAGAAATCCCAGAATTTGAAACTGTTGATGTGATCTTGGATTATCTTAGGAGTTTAGGCCTTTCAGATGATGATCTCTGCAAGCTTCTCAAAAAGTTCCCAGAAGTTCTTGGATGCAGTCTAGAAGATGAGTTAAGGAACAATGTGTTCGTCCTGGAAAAGGAATGGGGGATAAAAGGCAAGTCTCTTCGAAACTTACTTCTCCGCAATCCAAAAGTGTTGGGTTATAATTTTGATTGTAAGGGCGATTGTATGGCGAAATGCACTCGCTGTTGGGTTCGATTCTAG